TGGATATATATGTGGATACATTTTTACAATACTACAACATAAAAATTGTACTATTATGTAAATTATCCCTCAAGTGTACATCTGAAACTAGACTTTTGAACTCCTTACTCTAAATAAGTAAGACTGGTTTGTGTTTGCCATAAGTTACAGTTTCCATCAGTGTAGAATAGCAGTTAGACATTTGTTTAAATTGCAGTTGATATTGAAATCTCTTGTTGTATGTTTAATGTCAAATCCCATTTACTTGTTTTTAATTGTTCGACAAGAAACTGTgtaaaagaaaattcaaaattgtcatgcttaacatgaaaacatgtaatgaTTTTGTATACATGTCAGGAAAAGGCTGAAGTTGTTCTACTTGTCTCTATGCAGTAACAAAATTATTAACCTTTATTGGCACTGCATTGATGGAAATGAGTAACCATATAAGCACAGGGAAGTATGCTGCTGATATCTCTTCCATAAGAGACGCACAAGTGCGCATCAAGTCATTTATTCACAGAACACCAGTCCTTACCTCAGAGTCTCTGAATGCTATGTCTGGGAGGAAGCTATTCTTTAAATGTGAATGTTTTCAGAAGGGGtgagaatttaattaattggtGAATAGCTAAAGTCTTAGATGTTAGCATATATCATGTCTTATTTGGTTTTTGTATTCGTCCATGTCTTTCCAGCTACAACTTTCATAAGATCCTTGCTTTCTTATGTTCTTCTAGGGGAGCATTCAAATTCAGAGGAGCCTGCAATGCCATATTTTCTCTTGATGATGATCAGGCTGCTAAGGGAGTTGTAACACATAGCAGGTTTGCCACAAGTTATCCATATTTTTTCAAATGTCATATTGTAGCATACAATGAATTTGCTCCAAGTTATATGTCTAATTTCAAGTTACCTCCTACATGAATAGTGGCAACCATGCTGCAGCATTGGCTTTGGCTGCACAATTACGTGGGATCCCAGCGTACATAGTTGTACCAAAGAATGCCCCGAAATGCAAAATGGAGAATGTCAAACGTTACGGTGGTCAGGTTATATTGAGTGAGCCTACAGTGCAATCAAGGGAAAGTGTTGCAACCAAGGTATTGCAAGAAACTGGTGGAGCTCTTGTTCATCCTTATAATGATGGGCGCATGATAAGGTAGTTGgactcttattttttattatattaatatatttgtaatcCCTCTGTACTTAAGGATGTCCTAGACACTGTTTCTTAGTATTATAATGAAGATGCTTATATCATATGATTTTCCCAGATACATTCAATATAGATTTTGTAggctctctttttttctttttctttccttttttttccctttcttgGCCATAGGTTTGAGTTATTTAACTCTTTGTTTAATGATGTACATGCAACTATGTAAATGAAATTGTACCACAAATGTGCTTGCTGTATCAATGCTTGATTTTATTTGCAGTGGACATGGTACCATAGTATTGGAGATTCTGGAACAAGCCCCTCAAATAGACACTATAATAGTTCCCATAAGTGGTCTGTTTGACAACTCCTTAGTCCATTAATTTTTAACCCATTTTACCCTGATTTTTCTATGTTTTTATTGCTAAATCTAGCTACTTAATAACTTACAGGAGGTGGTTTAATATCTGGGGTGGCATTGGCTGCTAAGGCTATAAACCCTTGTATTCGAGTTTTAGCTGCTGAACCTAGGGGAGCTAATGATGCATCTCTATCTAAAGCAGCTGGTGAGATTGTAATATTGCCTGAAACCAACACTATTGCTGATGGGCTCCGAGCTTTTCTTGGAAGTTTGACGTGGTAAAGGCAACCACATCCTTACACGTGAATTGAGAATGCTTGCTtgatttccttttttatttttttaagtttctTTACATTCTGACTTGTATGATATGGTTTCTTCCTGTCTtctattcaatttttaataagtttCTAGTTTGTTTAACTTGCCATAGATTTTTTTACTCCATACCTTGTGATGAGGCAGGCCTGTAGTTCGGGATTTTGTAGATGATGTTATAATTGTGGAAGACAAGGAGATTGTAGAAGCCATGAAACTCTGTTTTGAGATTCTGAAAGTTACAATAGAACCTAGTGGAGCAATTGGCCTTGCAGCTGTTTTAAGTGATAGTTTCCAGAAAAACCCCAAGTGGAAAGATTGCTGCCACATAGCCATCATACTTTCAGGAGGTAATGTAGATCTTGGTGTCCTATGGGATTCATTCAGAAGATGACAATCAAATCAGTTAGTGGTCTATTTAGTCCTCGCTGTCCCGTGAAGCTTATTTAATGAATGATCAAGAACAAATGTTTTAGGATCATTTTAATAAAGTAGAACATCTTTTTTACTGAATTATGGAACATCCTTCATCAAAAGTAGAATTCTGGAAGAAGCACAGAGAAAAGAGAATTTCCTCTGTTGGGGCAGTGGATATGTAGGACTAAACCAGATTAAACCGGTATTTTGTGAATAATAGAATCAGATTAAACTGGTAATTTGCGACTGGTATCTTCTTTTTGCATTTCTACTGTTTGCATTTTgtagatttttttatatgttagtACTTTGGTGACTAGTAGTGGTAGCTGCTTATATGTATTTCTATAATGTACTTCCATATTTTACGGGAATGCTAGATCTCAGTCCCGTCCTTTTTGACATGGCAGCCTTAAGAGAGTGAACTCTACATGTTTATGGGTTTTCAGTAACCATGGTGATTTGACACAATCACACTTGCAAAAGAGAACTTGAGGAGTTAAATTGATATCTAAATTGGGTTTACTGTATGCTTCTCTTGCTAGCTTTGTTGATTCTAACAATACGttaatgttttttattttggcctaatagtaagaaaaaattaatattttagctTTTTTTTAAGGACCAATTGATCCAAAAAGCCTCACATTTGAgtatatttacattttaattttaattttttaatttttatttaattggtcCAATGTTTATATTAACATTTTGGTACAATATTAATCTATCtgcaaatttctaaattttatagttttatgtGTGAATTTGATAGTTTAGCTGATATTtcacatatattattattattattttatataaattaatgatcAAATGGTTAAAAAGTTCAATTGTATAGTTGCGTTTTAATTTAaacgtttaaattttaatttaattagtctaattgaatgtaattttaatcaaattaaaatgtcaaatataatattttattatattttaaatataaattaattctatatatgaaaataatattaattcatactcgactataattaaatttaaaataagaagtTATCATTATAACATATCTATTATACAAATTATGCattagaaatataaatattttcaaataataataattaaaaatatacatatttttaaataataatataataataataaagtaattttCAACCTGTTTAATTGAGTTTGTACTTTATTGCGATTAGCCAAAGGATGATTTATTCATTCAGATTCATTATAAAATGACagcattttttttacttttgttaGGGTTTTATATTCAATGACAGGCGTCACGCCCATGCCTACCTATTTATTGTGTCACTAGCTTATGCGAGGCATAGCCATGGAGTCCTCACCGTCTTTGCCCTCTTCAACATTTTCATGTTTGGAGCAAAGAATTAAGCAATAGCCACAGTTGAGAACGGATAAAACCGCGGCAAATCAACTATTTATCAAGAGTTGTAAGTCCACTAAGGGCGTATCCATGACTGTAATAAATACTAACGCCGAGTTCGGAGAAAAACTCCATAGCTTGACCTACAGGTTTGTTACCGTCCCGCAAGTCTTTACTGAGATTCGCGACCCCGTCTCTCGCCACCGCTTCTCCTCTATTCCCTTCACCGTCAACCCCATGGAGCCAACCCCTAACAACGAATGTGCACTTTTGTTTCCCttttattctattaattttggTTTATAGTGTGATTATACCTGAGCGGAGGGAAACGTAATTGTAATTTGTAATAATATACGTGCcagctaaataataaaattgttctataaactattaattataaagaatatttaaacttttatatttttagttataatcaattaaattactataatttacattaataaaaataaatattttattattaatataataaaaatttaatatttattttatttaatatgataaatataaaaattttctgtatttttttcataatttatgaaaattgtgttaaaatagataaatatttaattttttaataagaaacTCATTTAAAGCATATGTGTATTTATGTTATTGAATGATAGTGGATATAAGCAGGGAAAAGAGAGTGTGATTAATAATGGGAAGAGATGAGAGTAAGGAGCTGAGAAATAGAGCAGAAAGAGGGAAGGCATGATTGAAAGGATCAACATTCCACATGCAGCCGGACcatgattaaatttaaaatacaagtTCTCATTATAACATatctattatataaattatgcattagaacatataaatattttcaaataataataattagaaaaaaatgtgATTTTAAACATGTTT
This is a stretch of genomic DNA from Manihot esculenta cultivar AM560-2 chromosome 2, M.esculenta_v8, whole genome shotgun sequence. It encodes these proteins:
- the LOC110608698 gene encoding serine racemase isoform X2 — its product is MEMSNHISTGKYAADISSIRDAQVRIKSFIHRTPVLTSESLNAMSGRKLFFKCECFQKGYNFHKILAFLCSSRGAFKFRGACNAIFSLDDDQAAKGVVTHSSGNHAAALALAAQLRGIPAYIVVPKNAPKCKMENVKRYGGQVILSEPTVQSRESVATKVLQETGGALVHPYNDGRMISGHGTIVLEILEQAPQIDTIIVPISGGGLISGVALAAKAINPCIRVLAAEPRGANDASLSKAAGEIVILPETNTIADGLRAFLGSLTWPVVRDFVDDVIIVEDKEIVEAMKLCFEILKVTIEPSGAIGLAAVLSDSFQKNPKWKDCCHIAIILSGGFYIQ
- the LOC110608698 gene encoding serine racemase isoform X1 produces the protein MEMSNHISTGKYAADISSIRDAQVRIKSFIHRTPVLTSESLNAMSGRKLFFKCECFQKGYNFHKILAFLCSSRGAFKFRGACNAIFSLDDDQAAKGVVTHSSGNHAAALALAAQLRGIPAYIVVPKNAPKCKMENVKRYGGQVILSEPTVQSRESVATKVLQETGGALVHPYNDGRMISGHGTIVLEILEQAPQIDTIIVPISGGGLISGVALAAKAINPCIRVLAAEPRGANDASLSKAAGEIVILPETNTIADGLRAFLGSLTWPVVRDFVDDVIIVEDKEIVEAMKLCFEILKVTIEPSGAIGLAAVLSDSFQKNPKWKDCCHIAIILSGGNVDLGVLWDSFRR
- the LOC110608698 gene encoding serine racemase isoform X3; the protein is MEMSNHISTGKYAADISSIRDAQVRIKSFIHRTPVLTSESLNAMSGRKLFFKCECFQKGGAFKFRGACNAIFSLDDDQAAKGVVTHSSGNHAAALALAAQLRGIPAYIVVPKNAPKCKMENVKRYGGQVILSEPTVQSRESVATKVLQETGGALVHPYNDGRMISGHGTIVLEILEQAPQIDTIIVPISGGGLISGVALAAKAINPCIRVLAAEPRGANDASLSKAAGEIVILPETNTIADGLRAFLGSLTWPVVRDFVDDVIIVEDKEIVEAMKLCFEILKVTIEPSGAIGLAAVLSDSFQKNPKWKDCCHIAIILSGGNVDLGVLWDSFRR